A single Magnetococcus sp. PR-3 DNA region contains:
- a CDS encoding TolC family outer membrane protein, whose protein sequence is MIFRRLKSALVLPLIGLLFVAQLAWAQSDPVRKLALLGEAGTVRFQVDAGLGVITHGSLIDNGYGLRVHLKGATQPMLEQLVARLTELHPLVKSLQISVDEEAGEGVVTLVLLEQMSVLDETLVALDGELSRWEVVLSTEMPEETLALDEKLPTPTLHRVKLMNRSGLLQVVLEGNAAIVAEASFRANPPRLVLDLPKVPVKQLLTAIKRYNANPDNPLVRKIRGKQDEPGIGRLVFDLNQPLDLVESHGNVAGDRGTIVVGLVPDGGSSGPNLSQSGAVSGALKSVELRQQGRRLSLFLNGTSGTEVSAYALQNPPRIRMDLIGWKPEQVVDAVAAYQTKHPLIRAIRYGESRLGSARVEFELVQSVQMLDAAVRKSFDNLHENFVVSVLTPKDLLPGTALADLPLDRRLVPAHDFAENPEIMISPVQLFGKEQVMEAMDLEEAPAPEEPGMTFNLMDFFENALNHDAQFQGAKALFRSKQEAFPQALAGYLPSASFSVSTSIVSSDIKRQQLSSSPTGPTNYTDRNYSLTITQPLIQLPLIVQMSQARASQSQAKVDLLREEQELILRVAENYMNLLASKDALDMAKAEHEATQKHLERAQTQENSGLATRTDVATAEGRAALTEAEVIGSQNRLEDAKYALKEIVGDKVDAVHGFQGDFDPAPPQPANIESWLEAALKQNLTLQSARLAQRVQNFEVKRLKAGYFPTLELSGEHSLSTASGSIFGSGGKTYDTTIGVTMDMNLLEGGLTMSQVREARALEAQARHLADLEFRRVERQTRFAYRQVESSSRLLGALRKQVIANATTLQSKLAGFESGVADVLSVLDAYKLYYTSRREYLSQRYEYLINRLRLKQAVGALSRDDLETLAALLDS, encoded by the coding sequence ATGATTTTTCGTCGACTGAAAAGTGCCTTAGTACTGCCTTTAATTGGCTTGCTGTTTGTTGCGCAGTTGGCTTGGGCGCAATCCGACCCTGTACGTAAGCTGGCTCTGCTGGGGGAGGCCGGTACGGTACGTTTCCAGGTTGATGCAGGCCTGGGGGTCATTACCCATGGTAGTTTGATCGATAACGGTTACGGGTTGAGGGTGCACCTCAAAGGGGCGACACAGCCCATGCTGGAACAGCTCGTGGCACGGTTGACGGAACTGCATCCTTTGGTTAAATCGTTACAGATCTCTGTGGATGAAGAGGCGGGAGAGGGTGTTGTTACGCTGGTCTTGCTGGAGCAGATGTCGGTTCTTGATGAAACCCTGGTGGCGTTGGATGGTGAGCTTTCACGTTGGGAGGTTGTGCTCTCTACTGAGATGCCTGAAGAGACACTGGCGCTGGATGAAAAGCTCCCTACACCCACCCTGCATCGTGTCAAACTGATGAACCGTAGTGGTTTACTCCAGGTTGTGTTGGAAGGTAATGCCGCTATCGTGGCAGAAGCCTCTTTCCGCGCCAATCCTCCTCGCCTTGTGTTGGATCTGCCTAAAGTTCCAGTAAAACAATTGTTAACGGCCATTAAACGCTACAATGCAAATCCTGACAACCCCTTGGTACGTAAGATCCGTGGTAAGCAGGATGAACCGGGTATTGGTCGCCTGGTCTTTGATCTAAACCAGCCGTTAGATCTGGTGGAGAGCCACGGTAATGTCGCAGGTGATCGGGGTACCATCGTTGTGGGGCTGGTACCAGACGGTGGCTCAAGTGGGCCTAATCTTTCCCAAAGTGGGGCGGTTTCGGGGGCGTTGAAAAGTGTGGAGTTGCGCCAGCAAGGGCGTCGGCTATCCCTTTTTCTTAACGGGACAAGTGGAACCGAAGTCAGTGCCTATGCGCTGCAAAACCCCCCTCGTATTCGTATGGATTTAATTGGGTGGAAGCCAGAACAGGTGGTGGATGCTGTTGCCGCTTATCAGACCAAGCACCCTCTTATTCGTGCCATCCGGTATGGAGAATCCAGATTGGGTTCAGCTCGGGTTGAGTTTGAACTGGTCCAGTCTGTACAGATGTTAGATGCGGCAGTACGGAAGAGTTTTGATAACTTACATGAGAACTTTGTCGTCTCTGTCTTAACACCAAAGGATCTGTTGCCAGGCACAGCCTTGGCTGATTTACCTTTGGATCGCCGTTTGGTCCCGGCACATGATTTTGCGGAGAATCCTGAAATCATGATCAGCCCCGTGCAGCTTTTTGGTAAAGAGCAGGTCATGGAGGCGATGGATCTGGAAGAAGCGCCCGCGCCAGAAGAGCCTGGCATGACCTTTAACTTGATGGATTTCTTTGAGAATGCGCTAAACCACGATGCCCAGTTCCAAGGGGCCAAAGCACTGTTTAGATCTAAGCAGGAGGCTTTCCCTCAGGCGTTGGCAGGTTACCTGCCTAGTGCCTCTTTCTCTGTGTCCACCAGTATTGTCAGTTCAGATATCAAGCGTCAGCAGCTCTCCTCTTCACCAACTGGACCGACCAACTACACCGATCGTAACTACAGCTTAACCATTACACAGCCATTGATTCAGCTGCCTTTGATTGTGCAGATGAGCCAAGCGCGTGCTTCACAGTCCCAAGCGAAAGTAGACCTGTTGCGCGAAGAGCAAGAGCTTATCCTGCGTGTGGCAGAAAACTACATGAATCTGCTCGCCTCTAAAGATGCTTTGGATATGGCTAAGGCGGAGCATGAGGCAACTCAAAAACATTTGGAGCGAGCCCAGACACAGGAAAATAGTGGCCTGGCAACCCGTACCGATGTCGCAACGGCAGAGGGGCGGGCAGCATTGACAGAGGCGGAGGTTATTGGCTCCCAAAACCGCCTGGAAGATGCCAAGTATGCTCTCAAAGAGATTGTCGGTGACAAGGTGGATGCTGTACATGGCTTCCAAGGGGATTTTGATCCAGCTCCACCACAGCCTGCCAATATTGAGTCTTGGTTAGAGGCCGCACTAAAGCAGAACCTGACCTTGCAATCGGCCCGTTTGGCTCAGCGCGTTCAAAACTTTGAGGTTAAGCGGCTTAAGGCTGGGTATTTCCCGACACTTGAACTGTCAGGTGAGCACTCACTCTCCACGGCGAGTGGGTCGATCTTTGGTAGTGGTGGTAAGACCTATGACACCACCATCGGTGTGACCATGGATATGAACCTCTTAGAGGGGGGCTTGACCATGTCTCAAGTGCGCGAGGCCCGTGCGCTGGAGGCTCAGGCTAGGCACTTGGCTGATCTGGAGTTCCGGCGTGTCGAACGGCAAACGCGTTTTGCTTATCGGCAAGTGGAAAGTAGTTCGCGACTCTTAGGGGCATTGCGCAAACAGGTGATTGCAAATGCGACAACTTTGCAGTCTAAGCTGGCTGGCTTTGAATCCGGTGTTGCAGATGTTCTATCGGTTCTGGATGCTTATAAGCTTTATTACACCTCCCGACGGGAATACTTATCACAACGTTATGAGTATTTAATCAACCGTTTACGGCTCAAGCAAGCCGTTGGTGCCTTAAGTCGGGATGATCTGGAAACGTTGGCCGCGTTGCTTGATTCTTAA
- a CDS encoding carotenoid biosynthesis protein encodes MESLIGSASPTFILIQLVNYTIAGILLIYTFRTNRQLFWTLTAGILMGFAIEYSQTSKASPPYYYTEALVWLPGGVPLGVVLSWGTIFFSLFTTLRRLQLSTWVIAPVAGLAATMLDLVTDPAFVSIGFWVWKVPPGWFGIPWSNYMGWYIIVAAFVASTEWMLKHLKPGNTHLFWEITRAVIPVPITFGVFIALMTIYVELFQKMQLLPEQLVVSSVLVLTGLIGAWKLAKAKRSWPLDVYSLVTPLFLIVASLLILTFSKLHTTYAELSMVMPALSALVILIFLTPNLDTLLGRTHPPEPCEKCAHTAWWAIIATVALAISLYQANIAPKKGLIGPVEIPQDDAFIPEEQVQWWYWTGHLKTDTGREFGYEIVFFAFNTGLLMRDQLVQAAITDVEGNKFHFGEKIVFRLPTQLDSSFDLTTDNAKKPGNIVVTAKGGGGLDHLHAEVDNFILDVDLKQTKPVAMHYGGDAHPYRFNGYTYYYSRPHMKTTGTLSIDGKVEKVAGHTWFDRQYGELYQAIVKGWQWFAIELDDNRQIMLYDILGKANETEQSGSITDAKGITRTLSRHDFSVEILGEWTSPHTNCKYPSGWKVTVNDEVFTVMPQVKDQELRATHGYWAGPEYWEGTNSVTSEKVNGRAYVELNGYCRSIEGTWGIQNK; translated from the coding sequence ATGGAATCATTAATAGGTAGTGCGTCACCAACGTTCATACTCATTCAACTTGTCAACTACACCATTGCAGGCATTCTCTTAATCTATACTTTTCGGACAAACCGACAACTTTTCTGGACCTTAACCGCGGGTATTCTCATGGGCTTTGCCATTGAATACTCCCAAACGTCTAAAGCCTCACCGCCCTACTACTACACCGAAGCTTTAGTATGGCTACCAGGCGGCGTCCCCTTAGGCGTGGTGCTGAGCTGGGGAACCATCTTTTTCTCACTCTTCACGACCCTACGTCGCTTACAGCTCTCAACCTGGGTTATTGCCCCTGTTGCAGGCTTAGCGGCGACCATGCTGGACCTCGTTACCGATCCAGCTTTTGTATCCATTGGTTTTTGGGTGTGGAAGGTACCACCAGGTTGGTTTGGCATTCCGTGGAGTAACTACATGGGGTGGTACATCATTGTTGCAGCTTTTGTAGCTTCAACAGAGTGGATGCTTAAACATTTAAAGCCAGGAAATACACATCTGTTTTGGGAGATCACACGGGCGGTTATTCCGGTACCCATCACATTTGGTGTTTTCATAGCCTTAATGACCATCTATGTAGAGTTATTCCAAAAAATGCAGCTTCTACCTGAGCAGCTGGTGGTGAGCTCTGTATTGGTACTAACGGGGCTAATAGGGGCATGGAAGTTGGCAAAAGCCAAACGCTCTTGGCCCCTAGATGTCTACAGCTTGGTCACACCTCTATTTCTTATTGTTGCCAGCCTGCTCATCCTTACCTTCAGCAAACTGCATACAACCTACGCAGAACTGAGCATGGTCATGCCGGCACTCTCGGCCCTGGTAATCCTGATTTTTTTAACACCGAACCTGGATACCTTACTGGGCAGAACCCACCCACCTGAGCCTTGTGAAAAATGTGCCCACACAGCATGGTGGGCCATTATCGCGACCGTGGCGTTGGCCATTTCTCTTTATCAGGCCAACATTGCCCCAAAAAAGGGACTTATTGGCCCTGTAGAGATTCCACAGGATGATGCATTTATTCCTGAAGAGCAGGTTCAGTGGTGGTATTGGACAGGCCATTTAAAGACAGATACAGGACGTGAATTTGGCTATGAAATAGTCTTTTTCGCTTTTAATACTGGCTTGTTAATGCGAGATCAGTTGGTTCAAGCTGCGATTACAGACGTGGAGGGCAATAAGTTTCACTTTGGTGAAAAAATCGTCTTCCGCCTACCCACCCAACTCGACAGTTCATTTGACTTAACAACAGACAACGCCAAAAAACCCGGAAACATCGTCGTTACGGCCAAAGGTGGTGGTGGTTTAGATCATCTGCACGCTGAAGTGGACAATTTTATTCTGGATGTTGATCTTAAACAGACCAAACCTGTTGCCATGCACTATGGCGGGGACGCGCATCCATACCGCTTCAATGGATACACCTACTACTATTCACGCCCCCATATGAAAACCACGGGCACCTTAAGTATTGATGGCAAAGTTGAAAAAGTGGCTGGCCATACATGGTTTGATCGCCAATATGGAGAGCTCTACCAAGCCATTGTTAAAGGGTGGCAGTGGTTTGCCATAGAGTTAGACGATAACCGTCAGATTATGCTCTATGATATTCTGGGTAAAGCTAATGAGACCGAACAATCTGGATCCATTACGGATGCCAAGGGGATTACACGCACCCTCTCTCGCCATGACTTTTCTGTAGAAATTCTTGGGGAGTGGACCAGCCCACATACCAACTGCAAATACCCCTCTGGTTGGAAAGTTACCGTTAATGATGAGGTCTTTACCGTTATGCCCCAGGTTAAAGATCAAGAGCTACGCGCCACACACGGTTACTGGGCTGGACCCGAGTACTGGGAAGGTACCAACAGTGTCACCAGCGAAAAGGTTAATGGTCGGGCCTATGTTGAACTAAATGGCTACTGTCGCAGCATAGAAGGAACCTGGGGCATACAGAACAAATAA
- a CDS encoding SapC family protein, which yields MAQALYANVAVVNSKEHKDLKIKPINHFRYATKIQSCPISDIEFFPCSLSHPIMFAKGEDGSIVPLALMGLERETNQFVDGDGVWKEGEYMPAFLRRYPFIMVRDPENTRMVVGLDMDAEGVNSDEGRELFDGEGEASEFSKSAMKFLTDFQEAFDRTQNFLKKMEELDLFDDAVFNWEFKGVTSSFGGFMRIDEKKLDELDDEALTSLTRSGHYKLIVAHLVSLRRFQRLVDWKMRSAE from the coding sequence ATGGCTCAAGCGCTTTATGCCAATGTTGCAGTGGTCAATAGCAAAGAACATAAAGATCTTAAGATCAAGCCGATCAACCATTTCCGCTATGCGACAAAAATTCAAAGTTGCCCTATTTCCGATATTGAATTTTTTCCTTGTTCCCTCTCTCACCCGATCATGTTTGCCAAAGGAGAGGATGGTAGCATCGTACCGCTGGCTCTGATGGGATTGGAGCGTGAGACCAACCAGTTTGTGGATGGTGATGGTGTATGGAAAGAGGGTGAATATATGCCTGCTTTCTTGCGTCGTTATCCCTTCATCATGGTTCGGGATCCTGAAAATACCCGTATGGTCGTTGGCTTGGATATGGATGCTGAAGGTGTCAACAGTGACGAAGGTCGTGAACTGTTTGATGGTGAAGGCGAAGCCAGTGAGTTCTCCAAAAGTGCGATGAAATTCCTGACAGATTTTCAGGAAGCTTTTGATCGGACGCAGAACTTCCTGAAGAAAATGGAAGAGTTGGATCTGTTTGATGACGCAGTGTTTAACTGGGAATTCAAAGGTGTGACCAGCTCTTTTGGCGGGTTTATGCGTATTGATGAGAAAAAGCTGGATGAGCTGGATGATGAAGCTTTGACCAGTTTGACCCGCAGTGGTCACTATAAGTTGATTGTGGCGCACCTTGTTTCTCTGCGCCGCTTCCAGCGTTTGGTTGATTGGAAAATGCGTTCCGCTGAATAA